From the Trifolium pratense cultivar HEN17-A07 linkage group LG4, ARS_RC_1.1, whole genome shotgun sequence genome, the window TTGGGTTAAATGGTTGTGGAAAGTCCACTTTACTTACTGCAATAGGGATGCGGGAACTTCCAATTCCCGAACACATGGATATTCATCACCTTAGCAGAGAAATTGAAGCCTCTGACATGTCTGCTTTGGAAGCTGTAATAAGCTGTGATGAAGAAAGGTTGAAATTGGAGCACGAAGCTGAAATTTTGGCAGCTCAGGTTTGTTTGTTTAAGTGATAAAGatctgttttttatttgtttttatttttttatttattgtggTAGTAAATTTGATTCCAGGATGACGGAGGTGGTGAAGCCCTCGAACGTATTTATGAACGATTGGATGCCCTAGATGCATCAACGGCAGAAAAGCGTGCCGCTGAAATTTTACATGGTCTTGGTTTTGACAAGGCAATGCAAGCTAAGAAGACTCGTGATTTTTCTGGAGGCTGGAGAATGCGAATTGCATTAGCAAGAGCTTTATTTATGAATCCCACTGTTCTTTTACTCGATGAACCAACCAATCATCTCGGTAATATCCCTTCTCTGGAAAGAAACCCTCTAGTTTATGCCAATATATTTATCACCTTGTCATGTTTTATGggaataaaatttaacatgttttatggtaaaaaaaattaggtttgaTAGTTATCTTTGTTGTATGATCACAATATCACTTGCTATTTAATTAGACAATCTGTTTATGGTTATATTTGAATGTCCATTACTAGTTGTCCGGTTGCTATAGTGTTTTTGGGTGAAAAATCATTtcttttaaacaaaacaaacattcaaacaaacaaacattctTTTAAACAAAAGTTAcatctattttaaaaaaggagaatttgtaaaaaaaatcttcaaactTCTTCAAATGAGAAGCTGTTTTAAGTAGTTTCTCtagaaaatcaaattttcatatctgattttttttttaaaagtgattttaattttaaggcAAACATAAAAACACCtgctattaaaaataaatttcctaataattaatctctaaaagattgaatatcaaaatcacttattttttaATGCATAACAGGCCTAAATCCTTTTTAACCATCAAGTAGAACAATGAATGTTGTCATTGCTTTAATTTTGGATATAGTATAATGGATGCTTCATATCAACATATTTGATGTTTTTGTGAAAGCCATTGCTTTCATTCTAGATAGATGTTTCATATCATCATATTGTGAATGCCAGACTCAATCAATTGCATATAGTCATTAtatctatgttttttttagtgtaataaTGCATAAcaaatacttttaaaaaaaataatgcataACAAATAGGGTTAAATCCTTTTTAACCAATGGTCATTATTTCTATGCTTTTTTTGTTATTGTGAATGCCAGACGCAAGCAACTGCATTTAGTCATTATATCTAcgttaatttttttgtcttataattttttttgacaaattccTTTATTTCCCCTCGTGTCTGTTTGTCTGTTTTATCCACGatctttttgttttatgtgGAATACGTTTCTTCGAACACAATGATGCAATATTGTGCTGGCTGTTTGGGAATGCAATATGTGGaataagttaatttttgcaGCTTGTTctttcattatcatcatcaactAACTTATGTTTGTTTGCAGATTTGGAAGCTTGTGTGTGGCTGGAGGAGAGTTTGAAGAAGTTTGAACGTATTTTGGTTGTTATTTCACATTCCCAGGATTTCCTTAACGGTGTCTGCACAAATATTATCCACATGCAAAGTAAGAAATTGAAGATGTATACTGGTAATTATGATCAATATGTTCAGACTCGTGGTGACTTAGAAGAGAACCAGATGAAGCAGTACAAGTGGGAGCAAGAGCAGATTGCCAACATGAAGGAATATATTGCTCGATTTGGTCATGGTTCAGCAAAACTAGCTCGCCAGGCACAAAGTAAGGAAAAAACACTGGCAAAAATGGAACGAGGTGGACTTACCGAGAAGGTAGTTAGAGATCAAGTTTTAGTATTCCGCTTTACTGATGTGGGAAAACTTCCCCCTCCTGTTCTACAGTTTTCTGAAGTAAGTTTTGGGTACACTCCTGATCATCTCATCTACAAAAACATTGATTTTGGGGTTGACTTAGACTCTAGGATTGCTCTTGTTGGACCAAATGGTGCCGGAAAGAGCACACTGCTGAAGCTAATGACAGGTGATTTGTTTCCTAGTGATGGCATGGTCAAGCGTCATAATCATCTTAGAATTGCACAATATCATCAGCACTTGGCTGAAAAGTTAGACTTAGATGTTCCTGCCCTTCAGTTTATGATGAATGAATACCCTGGAAATGAGGAAGAGAAGATGAGGGCTGCTATTGGGAGGTTTGGACTGACAGGTAAAGCCCAGGTGATGCCTATGAAGAATTTGTCTGATGGGCAAAAGAGTCGAGTGATATTTGCTTGGTTAGCTTGGAGGCAGCCTCAATTGCTACTTTTGGATGAGCCAACTAATCATTTGGATATCGAAACAATTGACTCACTGGCTGAGGCATTGAATGAGTGGGATGGCGGCTTGGTGCTTGTTAGTCACGATTTTAGGCTCATTAATCAGGTTGCACATGAAATATGGGTGTGTGAAAATCTAAAAGTGACCAGATGGGAGGGTGACATTATGGATTTCAAGAAGCATCTAAAGGCAAAGGCAGGGATAGTGGACTGAAGCTGTTAGTGAGATATAGCGATAGAAATAGGCCAAACCATCGCCCTTTGGAGACTCTTATGACCTTGTTTATCAAGTTCAAACCATGCcaaacttattaaataaattgggTTGCTGGGATATTGGCTGTTCCATATATTACTAGCTAAGAATTTAGTACAACCAATATCTTGGTGAGTGCCTCCATTTTTTTTTGCAGTGTTGATGGTGATTGTCTGTCGAGTTCAATAGCAGAATTGGAAGTgctatgatttttgttttggattAAGATATATCTTCCATCTAGGtggacttaattttttttttctcgtttattattttgttgtgtttATCATTTAATTGCTTGGTTCTTGACCAGCAGGATGGATAATGGGACATCATCTCAAGCTGTGATGTGATCCTTATATGAATCTTAAAACTCAACTTCATTGCTTATTTTATCAATTTGTTGTACGGAGATTACTATATCTATGATATTAGCTATTAGTATTATCAGTTTCTTACGAGGTCATTGTTATTATTGTGTTTTTGATTTAGAGTATGTTTGATAGCGAGTTTTTGAAATTGCGTTGTGATTTTATCAAATTCACAGCAGTTTCTAACCTGCACAAGTTGAACATTAGTTTAACAGGATTAGCTTATGAGTTATGAgtgagatgatgatgatgaaaataatgTGAACTATAGCTTGGAGTTCTTACTTTTGTGCTCATGTGTAAGATTTTTTGCAAGCGTGGAGATGGAGGAATGACCAAATTAGGAGCTAGATCATGGCAATGAGAATTAAGAATCATCTACATGTTATGTGTTATAATTAAAATGGTTCAATGAAGTGATGAACTGAACTTATAAGGGTACATACATGTtagcattttattttaattttaatacttATGGTAAAAAAGAAGCTTCTGCCACATGTTAGACTTCTAGGAAAACAATAAGGAATTCCTGTCTTTTAGATCCATAGAAAGCCACACATGTTTGACTTAATACAAACCAAATACTGTATTAGTATTTGTGGAGATCTTCCAATCAAACCATGCAGAGTACAAACCAAGATTAAAGACTTAAACTCCATTAGTTAGGCTTAATAAGGTTAGACCAAAATATCTGCATATCACATTCTCGAAGCATGTGTGTGATTGTCAGAGTTGCATAAACAATAAGGAATTCCTGTCTGATGGGAAAGATAACGCTGGATGGATGACATGTCAATTCCAATTGCTTGAGTTTGGCTATTCCAAGTTAAAAAGAGAAGTGGATTAATTGAGGACTTATGAGTTTAAGGAAAGGAGATGTTGTTGCCTCGGAACGTTGTATGGCTCGCACGAGAGTCCTTGATGTGGGCCAGTACTGCCCGATAAAATGAAAGCAGACCATGGGGGTGTCTCAATCAGGAATGTTTATTTTCTTTAGATAATAAACttcttatatttaagatcaattatatttttgttaaaaaaggtcgattatatttttttttacacttttcTGGTTGTTTGTAAATTCCTTTAATTCTCcgccaattttttttcttccctttttTCATTAGCTCATTGAATTCGTCTTATATAAGTATTTCATATTGGAAACTAATTGTCTGGTTGGTCCCGAATATCAAGAGATATCCTTTTCTCTTAGGGTTTACGgttttaaaagaaatatatttaatttaatttatatacttataaaacttttttatacATACATCCAATCAAATTACACCATAATGTCACATTTTTATGTTGGTTCTTAAAATATCTACAAATAAGCCGAGGCAGAACTAAGGGTGGTTTAGGTAGGCTATAGGCCACCCAAAAAATGggaaattactaaaataattgGTGTATCgttcatatatttgtttgtgcgttcaaatataataaaaaaagagtCTAGTGGACAATGTTATGGGTTTTAAATCCGTGCTTACGGGGATAAATTAATGACTTAGGCCACTAAAGTAAAACACATTGTTCCACTCAATTGTAATGTGGATGGTCTCGCGAACTTAGTTCAGTTCCACTCAATTGTAATGGTAGggatatcacattttatatgttgGGGTTGATGTTCGAACATCGAACATCCCACTTATCAATTTTAAATGTGGATTTTCTAACCTCTAAGCTAGGctatctaacaaaaaaaaaaatatgaagaagagATTTTATAGATTTGATGCTGACTCACAATCTATCATAGATAACTAGCTTTGTTGGATTCATTTACTCTCAACAAACATGTTTCTCATTTTCTCTACTAGTATCATTACAATCAACACCTAATGATTAAGCAAGCTCCACATTGCATAATTAACCACAAAaagtttaagaaaaatataaaatcaggCTAATCTCATCCCAAAACTAATTGACAAgaaatatatttagaaaaattattttgtatctTTAAGGTTTAACCCTTCTGTTCTCACATAAATGAAACATGATAATTCAGTAGTGAAATAAGTTTGATCGAAAATTGTTTGACTCGAAAATTAAACTAAGATTCTTTCAAACAATCTATTATTTAGCTGAGCTTATTAAACATTGGAGTCTAATTTcttgattattttgtatatctCTAATTTTGATCACTATATATTTCATCTAATAACCTCTAGATATAATTTGCTTTGAATTAAAATGTACACTAGGCTCTCTTTGGTAGCACTTAAACATGACTTGATTAGAACAAAAGCTTCCTTCATCATGCCTTtgttgtaccaataacatttgaAGCTCCTTAGGCCTACAAGGAACAATAAGTGCACCATCTCTAtcaaatccatatttttcagctgcttgTTCTAATAACCTCATAAATATTGGATTTCTTAAACATCTCAATGGCACAACAAATCTCTTTGTTTCCTCTTCATCCTCAGCAATCACAACAAAATGTCCTTTTTTCACATCCTTTGCCACATACCTTGATTTATCATAATTTCTTCCCTTTAAGATTGTCTTTTGAAGCTTTTTGAACACAATATTATTCTTAAGCTTCAAAATTC encodes:
- the LOC123919910 gene encoding ABC transporter F family member 1 isoform X1, which gives rise to MVSDASKKKAAQKKAAAAAKRGGKAAVAAASSKAADKVADKIADIRISDRTCTGVLCSHPLSRDIRIESLSVTFHGHDLIVDSELELNYGRRYGLLGLNGCGKSTLLTAIGMRELPIPEHMDIHHLSREIEASDMSALEAVISCDEERLKLEHEAEILAAQDDGGGEALERIYERLDALDASTAEKRAAEILHGLGFDKAMQAKKTRDFSGGWRMRIALARALFMNPTVLLLDEPTNHLDLEACVWLEESLKKFERILVVISHSQDFLNGVCTNIIHMQSKKLKMYTGNYDQYVQTRGDLEENQMKQYKWEQEQIANMKEYIARFGHGSAKLARQAQSKEKTLAKMERGGLTEKVVRDQVLVFRFTDVGKLPPPVLQFSEVSFGYTPDHLIYKNIDFGVDLDSRIALVGPNGAGKSTLLKLMTGDLFPSDGMVKRHNHLRIAQYHQHLAEKLDLDVPALQFMMNEYPGNEEEKMRAAIGRFGLTGKAQVMPMKNLSDGQKSRVIFAWLAWRQPQLLLLDEPTNHLDIETIDSLAEALNEWDGGLVLVSHDFRLINQVAHEIWVCENLKVTRWEGDIMDFKKHLKAKAGIVD
- the LOC123919910 gene encoding ABC transporter F family member 1 isoform X2; translation: MRELPIPEHMDIHHLSREIEASDMSALEAVISCDEERLKLEHEAEILAAQDDGGGEALERIYERLDALDASTAEKRAAEILHGLGFDKAMQAKKTRDFSGGWRMRIALARALFMNPTVLLLDEPTNHLDLEACVWLEESLKKFERILVVISHSQDFLNGVCTNIIHMQSKKLKMYTGNYDQYVQTRGDLEENQMKQYKWEQEQIANMKEYIARFGHGSAKLARQAQSKEKTLAKMERGGLTEKVVRDQVLVFRFTDVGKLPPPVLQFSEVSFGYTPDHLIYKNIDFGVDLDSRIALVGPNGAGKSTLLKLMTGDLFPSDGMVKRHNHLRIAQYHQHLAEKLDLDVPALQFMMNEYPGNEEEKMRAAIGRFGLTGKAQVMPMKNLSDGQKSRVIFAWLAWRQPQLLLLDEPTNHLDIETIDSLAEALNEWDGGLVLVSHDFRLINQVAHEIWVCENLKVTRWEGDIMDFKKHLKAKAGIVD